The nucleotide sequence GACAAGACGGAAAATGTGTGATATTTGCCACTACCAAAACATTGCCATCCACGAATTTACGTAGGTAGGTAAATCTCTGGTCAAACATGCAAAATAAATTCACGAGAAATGTCGAGCATCTCATTTTCTGAGAATAAATATTTACCCTGCAGAGCTTTTTCACCTGCAAACTTGAAGACTAACTTTACAAGTGCTGTAAATTCCTACCCAACACATCTGTCTAACCAATGTTGCAGTCTTTTCACCAACCGTACTAAAATACTCCAATTTGCTCCCTGCGTTATGAGATTAAGGCCTCGaatattaattaaagaaattcaatgtgAGAAAAAAGTACATGCTGTAGACGTACTTTTGCTtcactattttcattttatgcTCATTCTGAAGTGAAAACCATCACTTTTTGATCAGTTTaaggtgaaatattttctttaattcctGTCGGGACGATCgttccaatgaaaaaaaaacaaacaaacaaacattgaaTTGCATTTTGCTGCTTCTCTTCACTCCTCCGTGTTTTATCAATCCAGTTCACCAATCTCGGGTAAATCTCGAGAAGCTAAGGTTAACGTTACCGGGATGGTTGAGGGATGCAAAGCCGATTGAAGGTATATCTTTGAGAATGTTTTACTTACTTATTGATTTGTTCCTATTTACAGACGCAAAACACAATGTTCCAAATTGTTATATTATCTGTTCTCGTGGGTTCAGCCCTGACCGCACAAGGTATGATACTCATATGGGCTTAGGATTGTTTAACAACTATTTGCTAGCATTAGAGAATTGCAGAAATTAAATCtatcttttgaataaattaaattacactTGTACAAAACTTATGCTTTGgtgtttagtttttctttctaCGAGTGGAAGCTAAAAATGTTCGGGATAACTAAACTTTAACTTGTGCGCGTAAATACTCAAAAGACagaaacaataatttatttttcctttcttttctacTGCCCAGGGACCAAGTGGAAATATGGTGAAACAGGTATTATGAGttgcttcttttaaaagacgtCCTTGGAGTTTTTTACTGACTTGATATATAGATATATGTGGATatgttattaataataaatttcgAATACTCAACTGAACTGTAATGTTAAGAATTGAACTTGAAATTCGCAAAACGTATTAATGGCAATTATCTTTTCATCTAAACATAAAGTGATCACGAGTCTTTGCAaacatgtatttaattttataCGCAGACAAAGTCCATAAAATATATGGTCCGAAAGACTGGGGAAAGGTTTCAAAGTATTGTGACGGGAGCGCCCAGTCCCCCATAAATATTGAAACCCGCTCGGTGGAAAATGAGGGAAGTCTGAAGAGGCTCCGGTTTTTAGCTGAGAATCGGTATGGAAGAGTCAGCGGTGTTCTAGAGAACAATGGTCATGCTCCTACCCTAGCAATAGATAAACCGAGGGGTACTTCAACACTCACCGGAGGTCCCCTGGGGAACAGCGTGTATAAGCTTCAGCAGTTGCACATTCATTTTGGTTGTGAGAACAACAAAGGATCTGAACACACTGTCAACGGAAAGGCATTCTCAGGAGAGGTAATAGAACACAATTAGTGATTAGAGCATTATCTGGAGGGGCAATAAGGAGATGATCGAATTTATGTAGCGAGCCTGTATAAAAAAGGTTGCCCTTGCGAACGATATCTACAAAGCAAGAATCATTGTCAGAAACGAAACGAGAACATTTCTGTCCATATCCGAACGAGATCACAATTTTGGTGTGAGTTGCCGAGTGCTCAGTTTTCCTGAAAGtataagtaaaattttaaagttgaaCATCTTTGTTGTTTAAGTTCGAGGTAAATGGTAAAACatgcttttccttttcagctTCATTTGGTGCACTATAACACGAAGTATGGAGATTTTAAAACTGCTGTGGACAAACGAGACGGACTAGCTGTGATTGGTGTCTTTTTACAGGTAAAAAAGATGttatcattttgtttcaagTCAACCTAACGCTGATGAATGGTGAGGAAAGTCGGCAAAAATCAACGGTGAAAACAAAAGTGCTGCAAtttatgtttcaatttttcttattaagctctacttttgttttgtgttcaCACACGCTGACTAAATAAATCGATGGGATTTCTTTATTGGTCCGTCTACTCAAAAAGGTACTCACCAGATTTTCATATCGTTCTCCACGTAGTGTTTTACTTAGTGTGACAAAAAGGGCTTAAaaagagggaggggggtggggtcaTGGGCACCCCAGGATCCCCAGCTACGCCCTTGGTCTGGTTTTCTAACGAGTCAACGGGTCAACAAGTCGTATTTAACAACGATGGGCCGGTCTTCGggaatcaaatttattttggtttctcAGCAATCATCCACTGAACACCAATTTCTGTGAATGGTGTTGTTCTTTATTTTAACAAGTGCACCTTACCATTCTTTAACTTGTATAATAAAACGATAGTAAGGTCTGACCGGAAGATATGAATACTACATCGtatacattttaaaactttcaa is from Pocillopora verrucosa isolate sample1 chromosome 7, ASM3666991v2, whole genome shotgun sequence and encodes:
- the LOC131774576 gene encoding carbonic anhydrase 2, with the protein product MFQIVILSVLVGSALTAQGTKWKYGETDKVHKIYGPKDWGKVSKYCDGSAQSPINIETRSVENEGSLKRLRFLAENRYGRVSGVLENNGHAPTLAIDKPRGTSTLTGGPLGNSVYKLQQLHIHFGCENNKGSEHTVNGKAFSGELHLVHYNTKYGDFKTAVDKRDGLAVIGVFLQGDDEDDSSYSLKIISGATRYIRKAGSKKPIRAIYLNNLVPHLRDLSEFYSYKGSLTTPPCYQSVKWIVLKRPIRASEYVLRAFRSLLNDEEQPMCDNFRPTLPLNSRSVSQSDDDDRLFN